A single window of Rhodococcus jostii RHA1 DNA harbors:
- a CDS encoding ArsR/SmtB family transcription factor produces MAATPALNPEDVQRAAAALHTPDIDGWANRFELLSDGNRLRLLLCLHHAPDICVGDLAAALDMTGTAVSHALRLLRNQGWVSATRDGRSMRYRLTDDTVHELLHTIGATHYHNHTGAEEER; encoded by the coding sequence ATGGCCGCCACCCCCGCCCTGAACCCCGAGGATGTTCAGCGTGCTGCGGCGGCACTGCACACTCCCGACATCGACGGGTGGGCCAATCGGTTCGAACTGCTGTCCGACGGCAACCGCCTCCGACTGCTGCTGTGCCTGCACCACGCCCCCGACATCTGCGTCGGCGACCTGGCGGCAGCACTCGACATGACCGGCACCGCCGTCTCGCACGCGCTGCGACTGCTCCGCAACCAGGGGTGGGTGTCGGCGACGCGGGACGGTCGCTCGATGCGGTACCGGCTCACCGACGACACCGTGCACGAACTGCTGCACACGATCGGGGCCACGCACTATCACAATCACACGGGTGCCGAAGAGGAAAGGTGA
- a CDS encoding LysR family transcriptional regulator yields the protein MELRQVEYFLAVVEHEGINGAAASLGVAQPTISQALRGLERELGVQLFHRIGRGMVLSAAGRSMVGPSRQILRDVTAVEDLLATSDGALAGRLDIMAFPALAIGPLVGLVTEFRRTHPNVMVRLGELKDEAQAGSLIEDGHCEFVVAHLPLDDARLDVVELGEQEYWLVYPPGTDLPEGPVPLAALPDIPMVFVPRGHSVANEIEESIRHAGASPTLAALSDHREARLPLVLAGIGGTLLERSIAEAAQDRAVVRRAEPTIARTFGIAFDPDMLSPVGHAFVELVQAHTSQT from the coding sequence ATGGAGTTGCGTCAGGTCGAGTACTTTCTCGCCGTCGTGGAACACGAAGGCATCAACGGGGCCGCCGCGTCGCTCGGCGTCGCACAGCCCACCATCTCGCAGGCATTGCGCGGGCTCGAGCGGGAACTGGGTGTGCAGCTGTTCCACCGCATCGGCCGGGGCATGGTGCTCAGCGCCGCAGGGCGCAGCATGGTCGGGCCGAGCAGGCAGATCCTGCGCGACGTCACCGCCGTCGAGGACCTCCTCGCGACCTCCGACGGGGCACTCGCCGGCCGACTGGACATCATGGCGTTTCCGGCGTTGGCGATCGGGCCCCTCGTCGGCCTGGTCACCGAATTCCGGCGGACCCACCCGAATGTGATGGTCCGGTTGGGTGAATTGAAAGACGAGGCGCAGGCCGGATCGCTGATAGAGGACGGCCACTGCGAATTCGTGGTGGCGCACCTGCCGCTCGACGACGCCCGCCTGGACGTCGTCGAACTCGGCGAACAGGAGTACTGGCTCGTGTACCCCCCGGGCACCGACCTGCCGGAAGGTCCCGTTCCGCTCGCCGCGCTCCCCGACATCCCGATGGTCTTCGTCCCCCGCGGCCACTCCGTCGCCAACGAGATCGAGGAATCGATCCGTCACGCCGGGGCAAGCCCCACTCTCGCGGCGCTGTCCGATCACCGCGAGGCGCGACTTCCCCTGGTACTCGCGGGAATAGGCGGAACCCTGCTGGAACGGTCGATCGCGGAGGCGGCCCAGGACCGTGCGGTGGTCCGCCGCGCGGAGCCGACGATTGCCCGCACCTTCGGGATCGCATTCGATCCGGACATGCTCTCCCCCGTCGGGCACGCGTTCGTCGAACTCGTGCAGGCGCACACCTCGCAGACCTGA
- a CDS encoding enoyl-CoA hydratase/isomerase family protein, translating into MSIETVNSTTDTESAEHDVRISRDGAVATITLNRPTRRNAMTVDSWIALREALGELALDDATRVVVLTGAGDDFCTGADLDKRTPMHPLNRMRQINATALAVDEFPKPLIAKVRGYAVGAGWNLALLCDLLIASRDAQFSQIFAKRGLSVDFGGSWLLPRMVGLHRAKRLVMLAEMIDAEQADALGLVSELVEPDELDATVARFATRLAAAPTVAVMQSTRLIEDSTTSSLREALENEARSQAVNFATDAPAALRAFIEKRPPAFSGEWQVPQPR; encoded by the coding sequence ATGAGCATCGAGACCGTCAACTCGACCACAGACACCGAATCCGCTGAACACGACGTTCGGATCAGCCGGGACGGCGCGGTCGCGACGATCACCCTGAACCGGCCCACGCGACGCAATGCCATGACCGTCGACTCGTGGATCGCCTTGCGCGAGGCGCTCGGCGAACTCGCCCTCGACGACGCCACCCGGGTCGTGGTTCTCACCGGAGCGGGCGACGACTTCTGTACCGGCGCTGATCTCGACAAGCGCACACCCATGCACCCGCTGAACCGCATGCGCCAGATCAACGCGACGGCGCTGGCAGTCGACGAGTTCCCCAAGCCGCTGATCGCGAAGGTTCGCGGCTACGCCGTGGGAGCCGGCTGGAACCTGGCGTTGCTGTGCGACCTGCTCATCGCCTCGCGCGACGCGCAGTTCAGTCAGATCTTCGCCAAGCGTGGCCTGTCGGTGGATTTCGGCGGCTCGTGGCTCCTGCCGCGCATGGTGGGACTGCACCGCGCGAAACGTCTGGTCATGCTCGCCGAGATGATCGACGCCGAGCAGGCGGATGCGCTGGGACTGGTCAGCGAGCTCGTCGAGCCGGACGAATTGGACGCCACGGTCGCCCGGTTCGCCACCCGTCTCGCGGCCGCGCCGACGGTGGCCGTCATGCAGTCGACGCGACTGATCGAGGACAGCACGACGTCGTCGTTGCGGGAGGCACTCGAGAACGAGGCGCGTTCGCAAGCGGTCAACTTTGCCACCGACGCTCCGGCCGCGCTCCGCGCATTCATCGAGAAGCGTCCCCCTGCGTTCAGCGGGGAGTGGCAGGTGCCGCAACCGCGATAA
- a CDS encoding LysR family transcriptional regulator gives MDLHLVTYFVAVVDHGGITRAAQSLYISQPSLSQAIRTLERRLGVTLFDRTGRRLELTEDGRTLDVAARRILADVERAKAKVAAVRELVSGRVDVVTYAAFSIDPIVDLVRRFREQYPRVTVRIIDADGPTGVLGALRRGEAELGVIDLSVDHSALRSVPIGDQELVLALPDALAETLPDPVPRSAVRDIPLVQDLGDKSDAALITDLVGEPANVVIDCTHPGATWELVMRGAGATVLPRLVAEEQLRGVSIRSMTPKLTRPVGLVQRSGPGSPAASAFVAIAQATRTPAPE, from the coding sequence GTGGACCTGCATCTCGTCACCTACTTCGTCGCGGTAGTCGATCACGGCGGGATCACCAGGGCCGCGCAGTCCCTCTACATCTCGCAACCGTCGCTTTCGCAGGCGATCCGCACACTCGAACGCCGCCTCGGTGTCACCCTGTTCGACCGCACCGGGCGGCGTCTCGAGCTGACCGAGGACGGCCGCACCCTCGACGTCGCCGCCCGCCGAATCCTCGCCGACGTCGAGCGGGCCAAGGCCAAGGTCGCCGCCGTGCGCGAACTCGTGTCCGGCCGTGTCGACGTCGTCACGTACGCGGCGTTCTCGATCGATCCGATCGTCGACCTGGTGCGCCGGTTCCGGGAGCAGTACCCCCGCGTGACGGTCCGCATCATCGACGCCGACGGCCCCACCGGCGTCCTCGGCGCCCTGCGCCGCGGCGAGGCCGAACTCGGGGTGATCGACCTGTCCGTCGACCACAGCGCGCTGCGCTCGGTCCCCATCGGCGACCAGGAGCTGGTACTCGCCCTGCCCGATGCACTCGCCGAGACCCTCCCCGATCCGGTGCCCCGCTCGGCCGTCCGCGACATTCCGCTCGTTCAGGATCTCGGGGACAAGAGCGACGCGGCGCTGATCACCGACCTCGTCGGCGAGCCCGCGAACGTCGTCATCGACTGCACGCACCCGGGCGCCACGTGGGAGCTGGTGATGCGCGGCGCGGGGGCCACCGTCCTCCCCCGCCTCGTCGCCGAGGAACAGTTGCGCGGGGTCTCGATCCGGTCGATGACGCCGAAGCTGACCCGCCCCGTCGGTCTCGTCCAGCGGTCCGGGCCGGGATCACCGGCGGCCTCGGCGTTCGTCGCGATCGCACAGGCCACCCGAACACCGGCACCCGAGTGA
- a CDS encoding methyltransferase domain-containing protein produces the protein MSIPEADAGAVSQRIFDASLGAIDLLAVHLGDRLGWYRSLASDGPATADQLAERTSTHPRYAREWLEQQAVSGLLTLDDSEPPTFTLPAGAAEVLTDEQSLNYLAPLARIFVAATTQMPALLEAYRTGGGVGWAQYGADARESQADMNRPWYEQVLPGALASVPEVDALLRTPGATIADVGCGGAWSTIALARAYPDARLHGYDIDTATVELARSNVRERPDVADRITITESDAAGIPESSYTAAFAFECIHDMPAPVDVLSAVRMALVPGGAMIVMDEAVDDEFSAPGSDVERLMYGFSLTVCLPDGMNHTPSAGTGTVMRPSTLRGYAEAAGFGTMDVLPIEDFAFFRFYRLTV, from the coding sequence ATGTCCATACCCGAAGCCGACGCCGGGGCCGTGTCCCAGCGCATTTTCGACGCATCGCTCGGGGCGATCGACCTCCTCGCCGTCCATCTGGGCGACCGTCTCGGCTGGTACCGCAGTCTCGCGTCGGACGGTCCGGCGACCGCGGACCAACTGGCGGAACGCACCTCCACCCATCCGCGGTACGCGCGGGAATGGCTCGAACAGCAGGCCGTGTCGGGACTTCTCACCCTCGACGATTCGGAGCCACCGACGTTCACGCTTCCGGCCGGCGCCGCCGAAGTGCTCACCGACGAGCAGAGTCTCAACTATCTTGCACCGCTGGCGCGGATCTTCGTCGCCGCGACCACGCAGATGCCCGCATTGCTGGAGGCGTACCGCACGGGCGGCGGTGTGGGTTGGGCACAGTACGGCGCGGATGCCCGTGAGTCGCAAGCCGACATGAATCGGCCGTGGTACGAGCAGGTTCTTCCCGGTGCGCTGGCATCGGTTCCCGAGGTGGACGCACTGCTCCGGACGCCCGGTGCCACCATCGCCGACGTCGGATGCGGTGGCGCCTGGTCCACGATCGCACTCGCGCGTGCCTACCCGGACGCCCGGCTCCACGGCTACGACATCGACACCGCGACCGTCGAACTCGCGAGGTCCAATGTGCGCGAGCGGCCGGATGTCGCCGATCGGATCACGATCACCGAATCGGATGCGGCCGGGATCCCCGAGAGCAGCTACACCGCGGCGTTCGCGTTCGAGTGCATCCACGACATGCCCGCGCCCGTCGACGTGCTGTCCGCGGTCCGCATGGCACTGGTTCCCGGAGGCGCGATGATCGTGATGGACGAGGCGGTGGACGACGAGTTCTCCGCGCCGGGCAGCGACGTCGAGCGGCTGATGTACGGATTCAGTCTCACCGTGTGCCTTCCGGACGGCATGAACCACACACCCAGCGCGGGCACCGGAACGGTCATGCGCCCGAGCACATTGCGCGGTTACGCCGAGGCGGCCGGTTTCGGCACCATGGACGTGCTGCCGATCGAGGATTTCGCGTTCTTCCGGTTCTACCGGCTCACGGTGTAA
- a CDS encoding energy-coupling factor ABC transporter ATP-binding protein gives MTAAVHLDGVSFAYPDGRAALHRIDLTVEAGERVAVLGPNGAGKTTLMLHLNGILTATEGSVTVGGLELSRGASRNTVREVRRRVGIVFQDPDDQLFMPTVAQDVAFGPVNFGVTGTALDERVHDALAAVDMTAHSDRNPAHLSVGQRRRVALATVLACAPDVLVLDEPSSNLDPVARRELADVLLGIDTTHLLVTHDLPYAAQLCTRAVILDEGHLVADGPVLQLLGDPALLAEHRLELPWGFRLPATDPHSPGERSVTPPIG, from the coding sequence ATGACCGCGGCCGTGCATCTCGACGGCGTCTCGTTCGCGTACCCGGACGGCAGGGCCGCGCTGCACCGGATCGACCTCACGGTGGAGGCCGGCGAGCGGGTGGCCGTCCTCGGTCCGAACGGGGCGGGGAAGACCACACTGATGTTGCACCTCAACGGCATTCTGACGGCCACCGAGGGCAGTGTCACCGTGGGCGGGCTGGAGCTGTCGCGGGGGGCGTCCCGGAACACGGTGCGGGAGGTCCGGCGCCGCGTCGGCATCGTCTTCCAGGACCCCGACGACCAGTTGTTCATGCCGACCGTCGCGCAGGACGTCGCGTTCGGTCCGGTCAATTTCGGGGTCACCGGGACCGCGCTCGACGAGCGGGTGCACGACGCGCTGGCGGCCGTGGACATGACGGCCCATTCGGATCGCAATCCCGCGCACCTGTCGGTGGGTCAGCGTCGCCGCGTCGCGCTGGCGACGGTCCTCGCGTGCGCCCCGGACGTCCTCGTACTGGACGAGCCGTCGAGCAATCTCGACCCCGTCGCCCGACGCGAACTTGCCGACGTCCTCCTGGGTATCGACACCACGCACCTGCTCGTCACGCACGACCTGCCGTATGCCGCCCAGTTGTGCACGCGCGCGGTGATCCTCGACGAGGGACACCTGGTGGCGGACGGTCCGGTCCTGCAACTGCTGGGCGACCCCGCGCTGCTCGCCGAGCATCGTCTCGAGTTGCCCTGGGGTTTCCGGCTTCCCGCGACCGACCCTCATTCGCCCGGCGAACGATCCGTGACACCGCCGATCGGGTAG
- a CDS encoding CaiB/BaiF CoA transferase family protein, protein MENDPGLLPLDGITVVALEQAVAAPLATRHLADMGARVIKIERVGEGDFARNYDDAVFGQASHFVWLNRSKESLGVDLKSEVGRDTVAKLIAKADVFIQNLAPDAADRLGFGADELRADHEELIVVNMSGYGSAGPRRERKAYDMLVQAETGMISVTGTPDTATKTGVPVSDIAAGMYAMTSVLGALFRRSRTGVGARIDVSMFDATAEWLGHPMYMKMYGDKQIPRVGLGHAAIVPYDSYPTLDGQILIGVQNDRGWRQLVTDVFKRPELADHPRFATNMLRVQHRAEVDALVAEETQRFTSAALDQALADSGIPAAELNDMGGLIEHPQLDQRDRWRDIGTEGGPIRAMLPPMTFSDVEMRMGDVPALGAHTDRILGELGWSAEDIATMRDQGVVG, encoded by the coding sequence ATGGAGAACGACCCCGGACTGCTGCCGCTCGACGGCATCACCGTCGTGGCACTCGAGCAGGCCGTGGCCGCTCCGCTCGCCACCCGCCATCTCGCGGACATGGGTGCGCGGGTCATCAAGATCGAGCGCGTCGGAGAGGGAGACTTCGCCCGCAACTACGACGACGCGGTGTTCGGGCAGGCCTCGCATTTCGTGTGGCTGAACCGGTCGAAGGAGTCGCTCGGCGTCGACCTGAAGTCCGAGGTGGGTCGGGACACCGTCGCGAAGCTGATCGCGAAGGCCGACGTCTTCATCCAGAATCTCGCCCCCGACGCCGCCGACCGTCTGGGGTTCGGCGCCGACGAGTTGCGCGCCGACCACGAAGAACTGATCGTCGTGAACATGTCGGGCTACGGATCGGCGGGGCCGCGGCGCGAACGCAAGGCGTACGACATGCTGGTCCAGGCCGAAACGGGGATGATCTCGGTGACCGGCACCCCCGACACCGCAACCAAGACGGGTGTTCCGGTCTCCGACATCGCGGCGGGAATGTACGCGATGACGTCAGTCCTCGGAGCCCTGTTCCGACGGTCACGAACCGGGGTGGGGGCGCGGATCGACGTGTCGATGTTCGACGCGACCGCCGAGTGGCTGGGCCACCCGATGTACATGAAGATGTACGGCGACAAGCAGATCCCGCGCGTCGGGCTCGGTCATGCGGCGATCGTCCCGTACGACTCGTACCCCACCCTCGACGGGCAGATCCTCATCGGTGTCCAGAACGACCGCGGGTGGCGGCAACTGGTGACCGACGTGTTCAAACGACCCGAACTCGCCGACCATCCCCGGTTCGCGACCAACATGCTGCGCGTGCAGCACCGCGCCGAGGTGGACGCCCTCGTCGCCGAGGAGACTCAACGCTTCACGAGCGCGGCTCTCGACCAGGCGCTCGCGGACTCCGGGATCCCGGCGGCGGAGCTCAACGACATGGGCGGGCTGATCGAGCATCCGCAGCTGGATCAGCGCGACCGCTGGCGTGACATCGGCACCGAGGGCGGGCCGATCAGGGCGATGCTGCCCCCGATGACGTTCTCCGACGTGGAGATGCGGATGGGCGACGTGCCCGCGCTCGGCGCGCACACCGATCGGATCCTCGGTGAACTGGGCTGGTCGGCCGAAGATATCGCGACGATGCGCGACCAGGGCGTCGTCGGCTGA
- a CDS encoding Dabb family protein, translating into MFKVTALVHLVPDADASTGTALAGRLREVAAPTARRVLVTPTLPGGIDGGDVIAHFHFDDESHWRAVEPGITAQLRIPEIRHIDSVGYAGVPTPGPRHFEPTVYRTLFVAVDDSVDPAVVERFESETRAMPNHIRTIGTSQLSRVRESSGSARWTHVWEQEYANLDGLLGPYMTHPYHWAHIDRWFDPERGPRIVTRLCHSFCAIDGAIIAVAAPATPR; encoded by the coding sequence ATGTTTAAGGTGACCGCACTCGTTCACCTCGTCCCCGACGCGGATGCCTCCACCGGTACGGCGTTGGCCGGCAGGCTGCGCGAGGTCGCTGCGCCCACGGCCCGGCGCGTTCTCGTGACTCCGACCCTGCCCGGCGGAATCGACGGGGGCGACGTGATCGCGCATTTTCACTTCGACGACGAATCCCACTGGCGTGCTGTCGAACCAGGTATCACCGCACAGCTACGCATCCCCGAGATCAGGCACATCGACAGCGTCGGCTACGCGGGCGTGCCCACTCCCGGCCCAAGGCATTTCGAACCGACCGTCTACCGGACGCTGTTTGTCGCCGTGGACGATTCGGTCGACCCGGCGGTGGTGGAGCGCTTCGAATCCGAGACGCGGGCGATGCCGAACCATATCCGCACGATCGGGACCTCACAGCTGAGCCGGGTGCGCGAATCGTCCGGTTCCGCGCGGTGGACCCACGTGTGGGAGCAGGAGTACGCGAACCTGGACGGGCTGCTCGGGCCGTATATGACACACCCGTATCACTGGGCGCACATAGATCGGTGGTTCGATCCCGAACGCGGGCCGCGGATCGTCACTCGGCTGTGCCACAGCTTCTGTGCGATCGACGGCGCGATTATCGCGGTTGCGGCACCTGCCACTCCCCGCTGA
- a CDS encoding MBL fold metallo-hydrolase, which produces MIVTEDVGTVQREAWARGVLPPVEQVRPGLWSIPVPMPRNPLRYVLIYALALPDGLALIDVGWDSEESWRALVDGIAETGHHVTDVRYAAVTHLHPDHFGLAPRLREVSGAALAMHGADAALLGHHSPEDAAGDEQLWNTQLAQLGAPTDILAAARVDLVRLGAGESMDVVLGDGTPLDLPGWDLRAVWTPGHTPGHLTFVDDTHGLMFSGDHMLPRISPNISTVPGELENPLHRYLLSLHATTAMPDGEVLPAHEYRFRGIADRARQLMGHHEERFAEIVDALGVHPESTAWEISQHISWSRPFESMSDRLLRLAVRETHAHLLVLADRGSIRSLGGHPERWTPTP; this is translated from the coding sequence GTGATCGTCACCGAAGACGTCGGTACCGTCCAGCGCGAGGCCTGGGCCCGCGGCGTCCTGCCACCGGTCGAACAGGTACGACCGGGATTGTGGTCGATCCCGGTTCCGATGCCGCGAAACCCGTTGCGCTACGTCCTGATCTACGCGCTCGCGCTGCCCGACGGTCTCGCCCTGATCGACGTCGGCTGGGATTCCGAGGAATCCTGGCGGGCCCTCGTCGACGGTATCGCCGAGACCGGGCACCACGTGACCGACGTCCGGTACGCCGCCGTCACCCATCTCCATCCCGACCACTTCGGTCTCGCGCCGCGGCTGCGGGAGGTCAGCGGGGCCGCGCTCGCGATGCACGGCGCGGATGCCGCACTGCTCGGCCACCATTCGCCGGAGGACGCCGCCGGCGACGAACAACTGTGGAACACCCAGCTCGCCCAACTCGGGGCCCCCACCGACATCCTCGCGGCCGCCCGCGTCGACCTCGTTCGCCTGGGAGCGGGCGAGTCCATGGACGTCGTGCTCGGTGACGGCACTCCGCTCGACCTGCCGGGCTGGGATCTGCGGGCGGTCTGGACCCCGGGGCACACTCCCGGTCATCTGACCTTCGTCGACGACACCCACGGGCTGATGTTCAGCGGCGACCACATGCTGCCCCGCATCAGTCCCAACATCTCCACGGTCCCCGGCGAACTGGAGAACCCGCTGCACCGCTACCTGCTGTCGCTGCACGCCACCACCGCCATGCCCGACGGCGAGGTGCTGCCGGCCCACGAGTACCGCTTCCGGGGCATCGCCGACCGCGCCCGGCAACTGATGGGTCATCACGAGGAACGCTTCGCCGAAATCGTCGACGCCCTGGGCGTGCACCCCGAATCGACGGCGTGGGAGATCTCGCAACACATCTCGTGGTCGCGGCCGTTCGAATCCATGTCCGACCGCCTGCTCCGCCTCGCGGTCCGCGAAACCCATGCCCACCTGCTCGTTCTGGCCGACCGCGGGAGCATCCGCTCACTCGGCGGGCACCCCGAACGCTGGACCCCGACACCGTAA
- a CDS encoding long-chain-fatty-acid--CoA ligase → MSGLHLPQRVRHHAAERPGAPAVTCGDTTVTYAELDWRTNRIATALAALTSGDGRVGALLRMRTEGVETFVAAAKSGLVFVPLNWRLPATEAAAIAVDAQLQVLIVESEFAAAADAVRDALPSVVVVIVDAADSDVLRPGTWTWDRLVMSGTATDPGLGDDPDAEVLQLYTSGTTGFPKGVVATHRNLHNEPEGLLIYRWKPGSVALDAMPLFHIAGAGWLSTCLSAGVHVVLLGAFDARQVAALVERHRITHAFLVPSTIQMLLDVPDLDRYDVSSLELVAYGSAPITITLLRRAIDRLGCGFVQRYGMTETTGSVTALAVEDHDPSGQRAHLLRSAGKPMPGVEIEIRDVVTGARLPVGESGEIVCRSRNNVAGYWRRPDETAQLLTHDGFLRTGDAGHIDEEGYLFVTDRVKDMIITGGENVYPIEVESVLAEHPAVAEVAVVGVPHRTWGESVTAVVRPVDPADPPDERDLIAFTAARLASYKKPREIVYVAELPRGASGKILKRTLREGLRATELPS, encoded by the coding sequence GTGAGCGGTCTGCATCTTCCCCAGCGCGTGCGGCACCATGCCGCAGAACGGCCCGGAGCACCGGCGGTCACGTGTGGTGACACCACGGTGACGTACGCGGAGCTCGACTGGCGGACCAATCGGATCGCAACCGCGCTGGCGGCGTTGACATCCGGCGACGGCCGGGTCGGGGCACTGCTGCGGATGCGCACCGAGGGGGTCGAGACGTTCGTGGCCGCCGCCAAGTCGGGGCTGGTGTTCGTCCCGCTCAACTGGCGACTCCCGGCCACCGAGGCCGCCGCGATCGCGGTCGATGCCCAGCTCCAGGTGCTCATCGTCGAATCCGAATTCGCTGCCGCCGCGGACGCCGTTCGCGACGCGCTCCCGAGTGTGGTCGTGGTGATCGTCGACGCCGCCGACAGCGACGTTCTTCGGCCCGGCACCTGGACGTGGGACCGGCTGGTCATGTCGGGCACCGCCACCGATCCGGGTCTCGGGGACGACCCCGACGCCGAGGTGCTGCAGCTCTACACATCGGGCACGACGGGCTTCCCGAAGGGCGTGGTCGCGACGCATCGCAACCTGCACAACGAGCCGGAGGGCCTGCTGATCTATCGCTGGAAGCCCGGCTCGGTGGCACTCGACGCCATGCCTCTGTTCCACATCGCGGGTGCCGGCTGGTTGAGCACATGTTTGTCGGCCGGCGTCCACGTGGTGCTGCTCGGCGCGTTCGACGCCCGGCAGGTCGCCGCACTCGTCGAACGGCACCGGATCACCCACGCCTTCCTGGTTCCGTCGACCATTCAGATGCTCCTCGACGTGCCCGACCTCGACCGCTACGACGTGTCGAGCCTCGAACTGGTGGCCTACGGGTCGGCGCCGATCACCATCACTCTGCTCCGGCGAGCGATCGATCGCCTCGGCTGTGGATTCGTGCAGCGCTACGGAATGACGGAGACGACGGGCTCGGTCACCGCCCTCGCCGTCGAGGACCACGACCCGTCCGGGCAACGCGCGCACCTGCTGCGCTCCGCCGGCAAACCCATGCCCGGTGTGGAGATCGAGATCCGGGACGTGGTCACCGGCGCCCGGCTCCCGGTGGGCGAATCCGGGGAGATCGTGTGCCGCTCACGCAACAACGTCGCGGGCTACTGGCGGCGGCCCGACGAGACCGCGCAACTGCTCACCCACGACGGTTTCCTGCGCACCGGCGACGCCGGGCACATCGACGAGGAGGGCTACCTGTTCGTCACCGACCGGGTGAAGGACATGATCATCACGGGAGGCGAGAACGTGTACCCCATCGAAGTCGAATCGGTGCTCGCCGAGCATCCGGCGGTCGCCGAGGTGGCAGTGGTCGGCGTGCCGCACCGGACGTGGGGTGAGTCCGTGACGGCGGTCGTCCGGCCCGTCGATCCGGCGGATCCACCGGACGAGCGGGACCTGATCGCGTTCACCGCCGCCCGGCTCGCGTCGTACAAGAAGCCGCGGGAGATCGTCTACGTCGCCGAACTTCCGCGCGGAGCGAGCGGCAAGATCCTCAAACGCACCCTGCGCGAAGGACTCCGCGCCACGGAGCTGCCGTCGTGA
- a CDS encoding crotonase/enoyl-CoA hydratase family protein, with protein MSVVLTEFSDGVAVITLNRPEAKNAVDLEVAKALAAAIDEFEARPDLTIAILTGAGGTFCAGMDLKAFTRGERPSLPGRGFGGITEAPPTKPLIAAVEGWALAGGCELALSADLIVAARDAKFGIPEVKRGLAAAAGGLLRLPKVLPYPIAMEMAITGDPLTAEVAHAHGLVNRLTEPGQALDTARELAARVAANGPLAVRATKQVVAMSANYTDPDAFTGQRRFLDPVFASEDAQEGARAFAEKRPPVWRGR; from the coding sequence ATGAGCGTGGTTCTCACCGAGTTCTCCGACGGCGTCGCCGTCATCACCCTGAACCGGCCGGAGGCGAAGAACGCCGTCGACCTCGAGGTCGCCAAGGCACTCGCCGCCGCGATCGACGAGTTCGAGGCGCGGCCCGACCTGACGATCGCGATCCTCACCGGCGCCGGGGGAACGTTCTGTGCGGGGATGGATCTGAAGGCGTTCACCCGCGGGGAGCGGCCGTCGCTGCCCGGCCGCGGCTTCGGCGGGATCACGGAGGCCCCGCCGACGAAGCCGCTGATCGCCGCGGTCGAGGGCTGGGCCCTGGCCGGCGGCTGCGAATTGGCGCTGTCGGCCGATCTGATCGTCGCCGCCCGCGACGCCAAGTTCGGCATCCCCGAGGTCAAGCGGGGGCTCGCCGCCGCCGCAGGTGGCCTGCTGCGACTGCCGAAGGTGCTGCCGTACCCGATCGCGATGGAGATGGCGATCACCGGCGACCCCCTCACCGCCGAGGTGGCGCACGCGCACGGACTCGTCAACCGGCTCACCGAACCCGGGCAGGCCCTCGACACCGCCCGTGAACTGGCGGCACGGGTCGCCGCCAACGGTCCCCTCGCGGTGCGCGCCACCAAGCAGGTCGTCGCGATGTCCGCCAACTACACCGACCCCGACGCGTTCACCGGGCAACGCCGCTTCCTCGATCCGGTGTTCGCTTCGGAGGACGCCCAGGAGGGTGCGCGCGCCTTCGCGGAGAAGCGCCCGCCGGTATGGCGTGGCCGCTAG